agaggtcaatacctcgcaatgaaatcatacattatctaacacgttcttatggttaaggacgggttatgacacttgcCCCTATGTTTTAACCAACGAAAAGAAAATAATCTAATAACATGAAAAAGACTATCTCTATTACAAAAAGCATCATTAAAAACAACGCCGTTTCGAAATTGCCATAACGCCCATAACAGAGTAACCACCGAAGCTATCACTTTCTTCTTTTGAACACATGATAATTGAACCCCCTCTTACCAAACAATGAACGTGTCCCATGAAGTCAAAGGTGGCAAATCACAATTTAATCACACCCGTAAAAGACGCCATAGATCCGATGCCAACAACAACTGAAAAAAGATGATCACAAGTCTCAACACCATTAGTACAAACGGGGCAAACAACAGAGTTGATATCGATTCCTTTCGCTGAAAGATTCCAACGAACCGATAATGAATCGAGCCTAAACCTCCAAAGAAACACATTGACTTTTCTAGGTAGAAACTTATACCAAGAAGTCTTAGAATTCGAAACAGGGAGGATTTTGTGGTCAATATAATCACGTACACTCTTAACAGTGTATATACCATCGACCGAAATCAAGCAAGACCAGCAATCTTCTCGGTCTGATAACATCACACTATCAATGTCCTAGACCAACGCATTAAATAGCTGAATATGTCTGGACCCAAGTTCCCTGGACCATGTCCAGGTCCAAACTCCATTTCTACATTTATTCGCTATAGAGTCATTTTTATTAACGTCTAGGTGATAAATACGATTGTACCGATTAGCTAGATTATCGTTCCCGCACCATAAATCGTGCCAAAAACTAATGTTCGCTCCATTACCGACTTGTAAGCTGAACAGATTAGCCGAAATATTGCTGATGGTAGTATGTTTAAAGCTAGTTAACACAATGTTGGACTAAACACTCGGATAATTAGCTTGAACCTTATCGAAATTTTGGCCGTGGATAGATTTAATTATTTTCACCCAAAGATCGTCGGGTTTAGTGAGATATCTCCACTTCCAGTTAAGAACGAGTGCAATATTAAACGCTTTTAATCTCCCAATATTCAAACCGCCATTTTCAAACGAAACCAAAATTTTATCCCATTTCACCCACGACATCTTTTTATCTGACTTGCTACCGCCCCAAAAAAATCTTTCTCTTATAGACTCAAGTGAATTTAATACTTTTTTCCGGACATTtaaataatgataacaaataaaTACCGAGGCTTCCCGTAACGATTTCACCAACGTGAGACGTCCGCCGGATGAAATAAGGCAAGCTTTCCAAGATGATAATTTTAACGGTACTTGTCTATAAGTGATTCCCAGTTCGAAATAAAATTCATGTTCGACCTAATAGGAATACCTAGATATTTAGTCGGAAAAGTACCTGCACTAGTCCCGCAAGCATTGGCAACTGAACAAACTTCCTCCTGGGTAACAACTATACAAAACACATGTGATTTGGCTACATTTATACGTAAACCCGATGCAAGGTAAAATACTTCCAAAATAAGTAAAATTCGGTTCAATTCATATGTACTCCATTCAGAAAATATAATAACATCGTCAGCATACAAAAAATGAGACAGATGTATGTTATCTTTTCCAACATTAATCCCACGACTAAGATTACATTGATTCGCTTAGTGAAGGGCTAAATGTAACCCttccataataataatgaaaagaaaGGGGATTAATGGGTCACCCTGACGAAGCCCCCTTTTGATGAGGAATTCACTTGTCGGGCTACCATTAACAAGCACCGAAGTTTTCGCTGAATGAAGGCAAGTAAAAATCCAATCGCACCATGTATCACCAAAACCGAGCGACTTAAGCATAAACATCAAATACTTCCAACTGACCAAATCGTAGGCTTTTTCAAAGTCTACCTTAAACAAGAGCATGTTCATGTTCATCTTTTTATACCATGCAATAATCTCGCTAAGCATTAGGGGTCCATCAAGAATCTGTCGCCTGGATATGAAAGCGGACTGAGTGGGACTAATTAATTTGTCAATGACAAGAAGTAATCGATTCGTCAAAATCTTCGTAATAATCTTGTAGAAAAAAACAACAAGTGAAAACGGTCGAAAATCCGTTATGAGCACCGGATTATGAACTTTCGGGATAAGTGAAAAAAAAAGCCGATTTAGACCCAATGGGCATAACACAAGTCGTAAAATACATACGCACGTCCCTACAAATACCAACCTCGAATAAATCCCAAAAATGTTTTATGAAACGAAACGATATACCATCTGGCCCGGGAGCTTTTGAGCTACCACAATTCCAAACTGCTCGTTTAATTTCAGCTAGGGGTGATCAGTATTTGGTTtaaaaccgtggaacccgaaaaccaaaccgaaaccaaaccagaaaaaaaccaaaccgaatttgataaACGATTTTTGGATcgcgtcaaaccgaaaccgaatttgaattcggttttcagttcgattttcggttttgaaaattctgaattcggtttaaccgaaaaccagtttcaaaacctaattcaaaatttttatatatttaatttgtatatttatgttttagtgtcattataatttgggattcaatcaataaaatatattctcacccatatgaagatttggtagctcacattataattatgttacttaaattattatgttctttttcttaataacagaagcagtaaacgtcataattaagctataaat
This window of the Rutidosis leptorrhynchoides isolate AG116_Rl617_1_P2 chromosome 7, CSIRO_AGI_Rlap_v1, whole genome shotgun sequence genome carries:
- the LOC139860459 gene encoding uncharacterized protein — translated: MSWVKWDKILVSFENGGLNIGRLKAFNIALVLNWKWRYLTKPDDLWDIDSVMLSDREDCWSCLISVDGIYTVKSVRDYIDHKILPVSNSKTSWYKFLPRKVNVFLWRFRLDSLSVRWNLSAKGIDINSVVCPVCTNGVETCDHLFSVVVGIGSMASFTGVIKL